Proteins encoded within one genomic window of Macaca fascicularis isolate 582-1 chromosome 16, T2T-MFA8v1.1:
- the LOC141408764 gene encoding uncharacterized protein encodes MRSPRPSPVTQARKGWESGGRRGPRASRSSAPRSTPKAAPGRVREAPETQEPGPGVPAHLSHRRKGWGRLQGRSCREPLGPQSRVPATTLGPGGEAAATCRGHLQHRSHCSGPSRTGQDVPPGLRTGTRAEGTGAPAAKTQRAFPERQSRASATDCRTPALAHPPLQTAQLRRKEPAGGRAGGAAPTHRPRWLSAAAARSRRGSRRSLMLRRGTRAPPAPPASAARGRARPRGARWEM; translated from the coding sequence GGCCAAGGGCTTCTCGGTCCTCTGCACCACGCAGCACCCCCAAGGCAGCACCAGGGAGGGTGCGGGAGGCTCCCGAGACCCAGGAGCCGGGGCCGGGCGTGCCCGCGCACCTGTCCCACCGCCGCAAGGGCTGGGGTCGCCTCCAGGGCCGCAGCTGTCGGGAGCCACTTGGCCCTCAGTCCCGGGTCCCTGCGACAACCCTCGGGCCCGGAGGGGAGGCGGCGGCCACCTGCCGCGGCCACCTGCAGCACCGGTCCCACTGCTCCGGGCCGAGCAGGACAGGGCAGGACGTCCCTCCTGGGCTGAGGACAGGGACACGCGCCGAGGGGACCGGGGCCCCCGCGGCGAAGACGCAGCGCGCCTTCCCAGAAAGGCAGTCCCGTGCCTCCGCGACGGACTGCCGGACCCCCGCGCTCGCCCACCCACCCCTGCAGACCGCGCAGCTGAGGCGCAAAGAGCCGGCCGGCGGGCGGGCTGGCGGCGCGGCTCCTACTCACCGGCCCCGCTGGCTCAGCGCCGCCGCAGCCCGCAGCCGCCGCGGCTCCCGGCGCTCACTGATGCTCAGGAGAGGGACCCGCGCTCCGCCGGCGCCTCCCGCCAGCGCCGCCAGGGGGCGAGCGCGACCGCGCGGGGCTCGCTGGGAGATGTAG